The Streptomyces sp. NBC_01439 genome contains the following window.
GTCGCCCGAGTACTCGGCGGCCGCCTGCCCCTGGAGGTGGCGGGCGGCGCCCGCGAAGAAGGTGGTGTTGTCGATGGTGCCCGGTACGTCGAACTCCGTGGACAGCTTGATCGGCTTGCCGCACTGGAGGGATTCGGCGTACGCGAAGTCCTCCGCCTGCTCGGCCAGTACGGCCGCCAGCCGGTGCAGGGCGTCCGAACGCTCGCCGGGGGTGGCGCCGGACCAGCCCGGGAAGGCCCTCTTGGCGGCGGCGACGGCCTCGTCGACGTCCGCGGTGCTCGCGAGCTCGTAGGTCAGGACCTCGTCGCCGGTCGCCGGATCGACCACGGTGTGTGACTGTCCGGAGGTGCCGGACCTCAGCCGCCCGTCGATGTACTGCGCGCCGTCCGCGAAGCGGTCCTTGACCTGGAAGCGGTTGCCCATAACGCTCTCACGCTCTCCGTAGCTACAGTTCGAGCTACAGCTCGAATTGAGTGCCGATCCTGGCAGAGGTGACGCCCTCGGCCAAGTGATTCCGTTGTTGCCTTTTGATTACGCGACGGAATCGGTCGACCATGTGTCGAGGCACACCGAAAATCCCGTACGAAGTGTCAGTGGCGACTGCCAGACTCGCGTGCATGGAGATGATGGACGAACTGATCAAGCAGGTCAGCCGTGGTGAACGGGTGAAGTACCTGCCGTTCTGGGGGCACCGGCCGCAGCCGGACGGCAGGCTCGGTCCGAGCTGCCTGAGCCAGTGGTGGCCTGCTTCCTTCACTGTCGGTGACGTCCGTTATGCGACTGCGGAGCACTGGATGATGGCCGGCAAGGCCCGGCTGTTCGGGGACCCCGAGGCGGAGCGCGCCGCGGTGGAGGCGAAGAGCCCGGCCCAGGCGAAGAAGATCGGGCGCCTCGTGCGCGGCTTCGACAACGCGATGTGGGAGCGGGAGCGGTTCGCCCTGGTCGTGGAGGGCAGCGTGCACAAGTTCGACTCCGACCCGGCGCTGCGCGGGTACCTGCTGGGCACCGGGAACCGGGTGCTGGTGGAGGCGAGCCCGATGGACCGGATCTGGGGCATCGGCCTGGCTGCCGACGACGAGCGCGCCCTGGACCCGGCGCGCTGGCGCGGGCTGAACCTGCTGGGCTTCGCCCTCATGGAGGCCCGCGAGCGGCTGCGCGAGACGGCCGCATGACGCTGCGGGTGACGCAGCGGCGGCGCGGGGCCGGGGAAAATGCGTGGCGGCGGCCCGTACGGGCCGCCTAATGTGATCAACGTCCAGGTGCGAAGGCGAGACCTACTTCGACTCATAATCGGGCGGCCGCGGGTTCGAGTCCCGTCACCGGCTTCAGGCCGGTGTAGCTCAGCTGGTAGAGCACCTTGCGGTTTCGCCGACTTCGATCTCTGGACACCTACGTCACGCACCTCCCGGTGCGCAGGCTGCGGCTCCTTCTTTTGCAAAGACACCCAGGCCGCCGCCACCTTGATCTCGGGAGGCCGGCGTGGGGGATGCCCGGTGCGCAGGCGACGGTTACTTCTGGGGACCCGGAGGTCGTGGGTTCGAATCCCACCCGGCTCGTCACCCGCAAGGGAACGGGCCGGTGGAGCAGCCAGGTAGCTCGCCGGGCATAAAGTCCGCCGCCGACTCCCGATCTCGGGCATCCCCCACGCAACGCCTCCCCCGCTTCCATCGAATTCGGGGGGATTCTCATGGCTCGCTTCAACCAGCGCGCGTCCAAGTCGGCGCCCGCCTCAACCACTTCGCCGGTGCGCTCCACCGGCCCCGCCCGCACCGCTCAGGGCGGCCCGGGCCACCTGCGCGACCCGCGCTCCGAGCTGTTCCTGCTCGCCGTCGCCAACTTCGTCACGCAGCGGACCGCCTACGAGGGCGGCGGGGCGCGCGACGACCGGTTCGCGGCGCTCGTGCGCACCCTCGCCGTCGAGGATCCCGCCTGGACGGCCGGCCTGCTGGGCTGGCTCCGCGGGGACGCGAACATGCGGACCGCCTCGCTCGTCGGCGCCGCCGAGTACGTGAAGGCCCGGCTCGACGCGGGCGCCACCGACGGGCCTTCGAACCGCCAGGTGGTCGACTCCGTCCTGCGGCGCGCGGACGAGCCCGGCGAACTGCTCGCCTACTGGACGGCGACGTACGGGCGCAACGTGCCCAAGCCCGTCAAGCGCGGCATCGCCGACGCCGTGCGCCGGCTGTACTCCGCCGCCTCGCTGCTGAAGTACGACACCGACTCCAAGGCCTTCCGATTCGGTGACGTCCTCAACCTCGTGCACGCCGCTCCCGACCCGGCCAAGGCCTGGCAGGGCGAACTGTTCCGGCACGCCCTCGACCGCAGGCACAATCCGGAGGGCGCCGAGGTCCCGGCGGGCAACCGGACCCTCGCGGCCCACCGGGCGCTGATGGAGCTGCCGGTCGCCGAACGGCGTGCCGTGGTCCTCGCCCCGGACGGGGTCGAGCGGCTCGCGGCGGCGGGCATGACCTGGGAGGCGCTGGCCGGTTGGCTGCAGGGGCCGATGGATGCGGCCGCCTGGGAGGCGGTCATCCCGTCCATGGGTGCGATGGCGCTGCTGCGCAACCTGCGCAACTTCGACCGGGCCGGGGTCTCGGACGCGGTGGCCGCGCAGGTCGCGGCGAGGATCTCCGACCCGGAGGTCGTCGCCCGGTCCCGGCAGTTCCCCTTCCGCTACCTGGCCGCCTATCAGCACGCGCCCTCGCTGCGCTGGTCGTACCCGCTGGAGCAGGCGCTCGGCCACTCGCTGGCCAACGTACCGGCGCTGCCGGGCCGCACCCTGGTCCTCGTCGACCGGTCGGGGTCGATGTGGTCCCCGCTGTCGGACCGCTCCGAGCTCAACCGGGCGGATGCCGCGGCGATCTTCGGAACGGCGCTTGCACTGCGGGCGGAGCGGGCCGATCTGGTGCAGTTCGGTACGACCAGCGAGGTCGTCCCGTACGACCGCGGCGAGTCCGTGCTGAAGGTGCTGGAGCGGTTCGGGGACCTCGGCGGGACCTACACGGCCAAGGCGGTGAAGGAGCACTACGACGGTCACGACCGGGTGTTGATCGTCACCGACGAGCAGGCCGCCTCGTACGGCTACGGCGGCGATCCGACCGCCGAGGTGCCGCCCGCGGTTCCGGTCTACACCTGGAACCTGGCCGGCTACCGGGTCGGGCACGCGCCGTCCGGTACCGAGAACCGGCACACCTTCGGCGGGCTCACCGACGGGGCCTTCCGGATGGTGTCCCTGATCGAGGCGGGCCGCGACGCCGACTGGCCGTGGGTCTCCTGAGGCGGCGCGTCAGACCTTCTCGCGCACCTGGGAGTTGTCATAGGGGCTGCCGTAGGGCGAGTCGTCGACGGACCCCCGCTCCATGAAGTCGGCGAATATGAGCACGATCATCACGGCACCCAGCAGGGCGCCGATCGAGCCCAGGATGATGCCGGCGAGCGCCATCCCGCCGTTGTTCGCCTCGCCCCGGCTCGCCTTGCCGCGGCCCAGCGCACCGAAGACGATCGCGGCCGCCCCGAGCACGACCGCGAAGAAGCTGGTGATGCAGCCGACGACCGCGAGGATCCCGAGGACGAGCGCGGTGATGCCGAAGCCGTTGCTGGGCTGCACCCCGTAGGGCGGGTACCCGCTCTGGCCCGGGTACCCCGGGTACCCGCCTTGGCCCGGGTACCCCGGGTACCCGCTCTGGCCCGGGTATCCGGTCTGCCCGGGGTATCCGGCGTCGCCGGGGTATCCGTAGCCGGGCTGGGCCGGGTACCCGTACGCAGCGGACGCGGGCGGACCGGTCATCGGCGTCGGCGTCGGCGTCGGTATCGGAGCCTGGATCGGGGTCGGCGTCGGCGCGGACGGGGTGAACTGGTCGCCCGGCATCCCGGCGAGCGTCGGCTGGTCGTGCACGGACGGCGGGCCCGACACGCCCGGCGTCCCCTGCCCGCCCTGCGGCTTGCCCAGCTCCACCGCCGGCCGCTCCAGCGGCGCCCACGGGTCTCGCGGCTCGGGACTGCTGTCGGTCATACGGCGCCCCCCTCTCGTACAGCCATGCTAAGCGCTGCCACCGACAGTCACGGGCGTGCCTACGATGAATCCCGACCTGCCCGCACCCGCGTCCTCCCGGAGGCACCCCCATGACCGACCTGCACCCCTTCATCGCGGGACTGCCCAAGGCCGAACTCCACGTCCACCACGTCGGCTCGGCATCCCCGCGCATCGTGGCCGAGCTCGCCTCCCGGCACCCCGACTCGAAGGTCCCCACCGACCCCGAGGCCCTCGCCGACTACTTCACCTTCACCGACTTCGCGCACTTCATCGAGGTCTACCTGTCGGTGGTCGACCTGGTCCGCACCCCGGACGACGTGCGCACCCTCACCTTCGAAGTCGCCCGCGACATGGCCCGGCAGAACATCCGCTACGCCGAACTGACCATCACCCCGTACTCCTCCACCCGCCGCGGCATCGACGAGAAGGCCTTCATGGAGGCCATCGAGGACGCCCGCCGGGCCGCCGAGACCGAACTCGGCGTCATCCTGCGCTGGTGCTTCGACATCCCCGGCGAGGCCGGCCTGGAGGCCGCCGCCGAGACCGCCCGGCTCGCCGTCGACCACCGCCCCGAGGGCCTGGTCTCCTTCGGCCTCGGCGGCCCCGAGATCGGCGTCCCGCGCCCGCAGTTCAAGCCGTACTTCGACGCCGCCCGCGCCGCCGGTCTGCGCAGCGTCCCGCACGCCGGCGAGACCACCGGCCCGGAGACGATCTGGGACGCCATCCGCGAGCTCGGCGCCGAGCGCATCGGCCACGGCACCAGCGCCACCCAGGACCCGGAACTGCTGGCGTACCTCGCCGAGCACCGGATCGCGCTGGAGGTCTGCCCGACCTCCAACATCGCGACCCGCGCGGTGACCGACCTCGACCGGCACCCCGTCAAGGAGATGGTCGCGGCGGGCGTGCTCGTCACCATCAACAGCGACGACCCGCCGATGTTCGGATCCGACCTGAACAACGAGTACGCCGTGGCCGCCCGCCTCCTCGAGCTCGACGAGCGCGGGCTCGCGCAGCTCGCCAAGAACGCCGTCGAGGCCTCCTTCCTGGACCCGGCCGGCAAGGCCGCGTTGAACGCGGAGATCGACGCGTACACCGAGGAATGGCTCGCGCGCTGACGCGTTCCCGGCAACTGTGCCCCTGAGAATGGGAACATGAGCACTCTGACTGCCGTCGGTCACCGCGGCGATCCCTACCGTGTCCGTGAGAACACCCTGGCCTCGATCCGCTCCGCCTTCGCGCGCGGGGCGGACGCCGTCGAGATCGACGTACGGCTGACCCGGGACGGGGTGCCGGTCCTCCTCCACGACGAGACGCTCCAGCGGCTGTGGGGCCACGACGTACGCCTCGACGAGGTCACGGCCCCACAGCTGAAGGGACTGACGCTGGGCGGCGTCCCCACGCTGCGCGACGCCTTGGCGGCCGCCGGGTCGGGCCGGCTGATGCTCGACCTGCCCGGCGCCACGCCCGAGGCGGTGCGGATCGTCGTGGGCGAGGTCCGCGAGTGCGGGGCGCGCGAGCGGACGTACTACTGCGCGGGCCCGAACACGATGCTGGCGGTCCGCGCCGCCGATCCGGGCGCGGAGATCGCACTGACCTGGACCTCGCTGTCGCCGCCGCGGCGGGCGCTGATCGATGCCGTGGCACCGCGCTGGCTCAACTACCGCTTCGGACTGGTGAGCCGGGAGCTGGTGGACGCGCTCCACCGGGACGGCCTGCTGGTATCGGCCTGGACCGCGGACACCAAGCGGACGATGAAGGGCCTCGTCGCGGCGGGGGTCGACTCGATCACCACGAACCGGCTGGACGCGCTGACGGCGGTACGGACCGGGCTCGGGCGGTGATACGGGCCTTCCGGGAGGGCGTCCGCGGCACCGATCCGCGGTGGCAGGACCTGGGCCTGACCCTGCTGGTGCAGTTGGCCGTCACCATGCCGTTCGTCGTGCCCCGGTCACCCGATCTCCCTCCCGTGAGCTGGCTCTCGTACGCGATGACCACGGCCGGCGTGCTGCCCCTGATCTGGCGCCGCCGGGCGCCGGTGGCGGTGCTGGCGGCGATCCTGGCCGTCGGGGGGATCTACAAGGTCACCGTTGACGGGCCGGGCCAGCCGCTGCCGTACGCGGGCCTCATCGCCTTCTACACGGTCGCCCTGCAGTGCACCCTGCGGGTGCGCGCCGCCGTGGGGCTGGCCACCGTGATGGTGGTGGCCGCGTCAGTGGGCTGGGAGACGGGAACGGCGCGAGAACTGCTGTTCACGCTCTTCGTCTCGGCGGCGGCCTACGCCCTGGGACGGCTCCAGCACGCGCGGCAGGCCCACACCGAGGCCGCCCTGGCCCGCGCCGCCGAGCTGGAGCGTGCCAATCGGATCGAGGCGGAGCAGGCTGCCGCACGCGAACGGGCCAGGATCGCACGGGAGATGCACGACGTCCTCTCGCACGCGGTCAGCATCATGATCGTGCAGGCGGAGGCCGGACCGGTGGCCGTGCGCAGGGCCCCGGAGCGGGCCGAGGCGGCCTTCGAGGCGATCGCGGAGACGGGGCGGGACGCCATGGCACAGCTGCGCGCGATGCTGGGTGTGCTGCGCACCGAGGAAGCCGCGCCCCGGAGCCCGCAGCCGGGGATCTCCGGGCTGGCGGAGCTGGTGGACCGGGTGCGGGCCAGCGGACTGCGGGTGGGGTACGGGCGGAGCGGCGCGGTGCGCGAGCTGCCGGCCGCGTTGGAGGCGACCGTGTACCGGGTGGTGCAGGAAGCCCTGACCAACGTGGTCAAGCACGCCGGGGCTTCGGCGGCGGACGTCACGCTCGTGTACGGACCGGGAACGCTCACGGTGACGGTCACGGACGACGGCCGGGGACCCGGTGACGCCTCGGGCGGGCACGGGCTGATCGGGATCCGCGAGCGGGCGGCGGCCCATGGCGGTACTGCCGAGTCCGGCCCGGGTCCGGACGGGGCCGGGTATGCGGTGCGGGTGTCCCTTGTAACCTCGCGCCTGGAGGTGGGCAATTGACGATCCGTGTGGTGGTGGCCGATGACCAGGAGCTGGTGCGCAGCGGCTTCGCGATGATCCTCGGCGTCCAGGAGGACATCGAGGTCGTGGCGGAGGTGGGGGACGGTGCGGCGGCGGTAGAGGCGGTGGCCCGGCTCGCGCCGGACGTGGCACTGCTGGACATCAGGATGCCGGTGCTGGACGGGATCGAGGCGTGCCGGACGATTTCGGCGGGGAGCGCGTGCCGCACGGTGATGCTCACGACTTTCGACTCGGACGAGTACGTGTACGAGGCCCTGCACGCGGGGGCGAGCGGGTTCCTGCTGAAGGACGTGCGGCGGGACGACCTGGTGCACGCGGTACGGGTGGTGGCGGCGGGCGAGTCGCTGCTGGCGCCGTCGGTGGCGCGGCGGCTGATCGAGGAGTACACGACGGCGACGGCGCGGCCCGCCCTTCCGGCGGACCGGCTGGAGGTGCTGACGGCGCGGGAACGGGAGACGCTGCTGCACCTGGGGCGGGGCCTGTCCAACGCGGAGATCGCGGCGTCGCTGGTGGTGAGCGAGCACACGGTGAAGTCGCACGTGGGGAACGTGCTGGCGAAGCTGGGACTGCGGGACCGGATCCAGGCGGTGATCTGCGCGTACGAGACGGGCCTGATCGCGGCGGGTACTCCCTCTGGGGAGTGAGGGGACGGCGTGTCGCCTCCCCCGGGCCGGCTAGTTGTCGTACCGGTGAAAACCCCTCTGGATGGTGATCCGCAACTACCCCTCTGACCTGGAGCATTGAGGTCATCGGGGCAGACGGCTCCGATGCATCACAGGGGGAGCACACCACCATGAATGCACGTACGCGCACGCTGATCGCAGCCGCCCTGGTCCTGGGGATCGCGTCCGGTCCGGCCGTCGCGCACGCCGCTCCGGTCCCCGCGCCGGCGGCGGCCGCAGCGGGCCTCTACACGCCCCTCGTTCCGACCCCGCCGAATGCGGCGGTACTGGAACGGGCGATGGCCGGTCTCGGGGCGGAACACAAGGACGCGACCGCCGCGCTGGTCCGCGTCGGGGGTACGAGCGGCAGCTGGCGGGGCAGTTCCGGTGTCGCGGACGTCGCCACTGGGCGGGCGGCCATCGACCAGGGGAGGTTCCGGGCGGGGTCGGTGACCAAGACCTTCACCGCGGCGGTGGTCCTCCAGCTGGCGGCCGAGGGTCGGGTGGACCTGGACCGGCCGGTCCGGCGGTACCTGCCCGGGACCGTCCCCGATGCCTACGGCGCGGTCACCGTACGGCAGTTGCTCAACCACACGAGCGGCATACCGGCGGCGGACGGCCCGGGCGACTCGTTCGAGGCGCAGTGGGAGCACCGCTTCGATGTGACCGACCCGCGAGACCAGCTGGTCAATGCCCTCGCGAAGAAGCGGGAGTTCACCCCGGGCTCGGCCCAGCACTACCTGAACATCAACTACACCTTGCTGGGCGTGCTCGTCGAGAAGGTGACCGGCACCTCGTACGAGGAGGCGGTCGGCCGGCGGATCCTGAGGCCGCTCGGTCTGCATCAGACCTCGTTCCCGTCCCGGACGCAGACGAGGATCCCCGGCCCGCACAACCGTGGTTACCAGGCGATAGCCAAGGTGGACGGCTCCCGGGAGCTGCGGGACGTGACCGAGTGGAACTCCTCGGACCGCTGGGCGGCGGGGGACATCATCTCGACCACGGCCGATCTGGAGCGGTTCACCAAGGCCCTGTTCAGCGGGCGGGTCGTACCGGCGGCCCAGCTGGAGGAGATGTTCACGGTGCCCGATGTGAAAACCTTCGGCAACGGGAAGGCCGCCGAGATGACGGCGGGAATGTCCAGGGTCACCCTGCCGGACGGCACGGTGCTGTGGGGCAAGTCCGGTGGCCGGCACGGGTACAGCACCGGCATGGGCGCGACCCGGGACCTGTCCCGCACCTTGGTCTACTCGGTCAACGCCACGAACGCCAAGGGCGAGGAGACGAACCCGGTGGTCCTGGGGATCGTGATGGCGGCCTTCGCCCGGTAGGCATCAGGCGGGCATCGCCTCAAGTCGCTTGATCATCCGGCGGAGCACCAGCAAGGGAATCACCCCGAAGACTCCGAACGACATGTCGATGACGCTCCACCAGATGGGGATGCCCCGGATCGGGCCGCATATCAGGGCCAGTGGAATCACTCCGGCGCAAGCGATCATGCCGGCTTCGATGATCCAGATGTTGCGGACCGGGTCGCGGTGGACCCCGTAGAAGAAGACGGCGATGACGAGGTGGGCGAAGGCGAGCCAGTCGGTGCCGTAGAGGAGGAAGGGGTAGTCGGCGTCGGCCCGATCCAGCCCGTCGCCCACACGTCGTAGCCACTCGTTGTCGATCAGCGCATTGGCCCAACGGAGTTCGCTGACCAGGGGGAAGGCCGTGAGGCCGCTGAGTACCAGGCAGATCAGGAACAGGGTCAACCAGGCACGGATCCGCCGCTCAAGGGCGCTTCTCTCGCTCATGGAAGGAAGCCTACGCCCATTTCTGAACACGTTCAGCCAGATTGCTGAACGTGTTCAATACCTGCCGTCGGGTGCGCGGTCAGAGTCCGACGATCGCGTTCCAGCGCTTGGCGAGGGAACGGCGTTCGGCCGAGGAGATGTCCCGGGCCACGACCAGCCGCTTGCGCATGTCATCGTCCGGGAAGATCAGCGGGTTCTCGGCCAGTTCGGCGGTCTCCTGGTCGTCGGAGGCGGCCAGGACCTCGCGGGCGGCCGGAACGGGGCAGACGTAGTTGACGGAGGCGGCGAGCGAGGCGGCCACCTCGGGCGCGTAGTAGTAGTCGATGAGGGCCTCGGCGTTCGCCTTGTGCCGGGCCAGGTTGGGGACGAGCAGGCTCTCGGCCCAGAGTTCTGCCCCTTCCTCCGGGACGACGAACTCGATGTCCGGGTTGTCGGCCTGGAGCTGGATGGCGTCACCGGAGTAGGCCTGGCAGGCGAGGACATCGCCCTTGCTCAGATCGGAGGTGTAGTCGTTGCCGGTGAACCGGCGGATGTGCTTCTTCTTCACCATGTTCTCGACCTGGTCGCACATCCGGTGGAAGTCGGACTCGGTCCAGCGGGTGACGTCCACACCGTTGCCCTGCATGAGCAGCGCGAAGGACTCGTCGAGTCCGGAGAAGAGGGTGACCTTGCCCGCCAGGTCCGGCTGCCACAGGTCCTTGATCGACTTGATCTCCCGCCCCAGGGCCTTGCGGTTGTAGGCGATGCCGGTGATGCCCGACTGCCAGGGGACGGTGTGCAGGCGACCCTCGTCGAAGGCGGGGGAACGCAGTTGCGGGTCGAGGTGCCGGGCCACGTTGGGCTGGGCCGACCGGTCCAGCTTCTGGGCCCAGCCCAGGTGGACGAAGCGGGCGGCCATCCAGTCGCTGACCACGATCAGGTCGTGGCCGGTCTCCTGGCGGTTCATCAGGGCCGGGCTGACCTTGCCGAAGAACTCGTCGTTGTCGTTGATCTCCTCGGTGTACCGGACCTCGATGCCGGTCCGCTCCGAGAATGCCTCCAGCGTCGGGCGGCGCTCCTCGTCCTCCTCGTCGGTGTCGATGTACAGCGGCCAGTTGGAGAACACGACGCTGCGGTCCCGCTCCGAACGGTCCGGACCCTCGCGCCCTTCCTCGGGAACGTAGGCGGCGGGCACGCCGCAGCCGGTGAGGGCGGCCGTGAGGCCCGCGGCACCGAGGCCGTACAGCGCAGAACGGCGGGAGAAGGCGAGTTCGGGCATGGGCACAGCCTCGGCGAACGCGAGGGGGCGGGCAATAGACATGTTGTCTACTGCCCGCCCCGTCAACGCTGTGCTGTGATCGATGCGGCCGATCAGCCGTCGAGCGAGGTCATCACGTGCTTGATGCGCGTGTAGTCCTCGAAGCCGTAGGCGGAGAGGTCCTTGCCGTAGCCGGACTTCTTGAAGCCGCCGTGCGGCATCTCGGCGACGAGCGGAATGTGGGTGTTGATCCACACGCAGCCGAAGTCGAGGTTCTTGGACATCCGCATCGCGCGGCCGTGGTCCTTGGTCCAGACGGAGGAGGCGAGGGCGAACTCGACGCCGTTCGCGTACTCCAGGGCCTGACCCTCGCTCGCGAAGGACTGGACGGTGATGACGGGGCCGAAGACCTCGTTCTGGATGATCTCGTCGTCCTGCTTGAGGCCGGAGACCACGGTCGGGGCGTAGAAGTAGCCCTTCTCGCCGACCTGGTGGCCACCCGCCTCGACCTTGGCGTGAGCGGGGAGGCGCTCGATGAAGCCCGCGACCTGCTTGAGCTGGTTCGGGTTGTTCAGCGGGCCGTACAGCACGTCCTCGTCGTCCGGCTGGCCGGTCTTGGTGTCGGTGGCGGCCTTGGCGAGCGCGGCCACGAACTCGTCGTGGATCGACTCGTGCACGAGCACGCGGGTCGCAGCGGTGCAGTCCTGGCCGGCGTTGAAGTAGCCGGCGACCGCGATGTCCTCGACGGCCTTGGCGATGTCGGCGTCCTCGAAGACCACGACCGGGGCCTTGCCGCCGAGCTCCAGGTGGACGCGCTTGACGTCCTTGGAGGCGCTCTCGGCGACCTGCATGCCCGCACGCACCGAGCCAGTGATGGACGCCATCGCCGGGGTGGAGTGCTCGACCATGGCCTTGCCGGTCTCGCGGTCACCGCAGACGACGTTGAATACGCCCTTGGGCAGCACGGAGTCGATGATCTCCGCCATCAGGACGGTGGAGGCCGGGGTGGTGTCCGAGGGCTTGAGCACGACGGTGTTGCCCGCCGCGATGGCCGGGGCGAACTTCCACACGGCCATCATCATCGGGTAGTTCCACGGCGCGACCTGGGCGCAGACGCCGACCGGCTCACGGCGGATGATCGAGGTCATCCCCTCCATGTACTCGCCGGCCGAGCGGCCCTCCAGGAGCCGTGCGGCACCCGCGAAGAAGCGGATCTGGTCCACCATCGGGGGCAGCTCCTCGCTGGCCGTGAGGGCCAGCGGCTTGCCGGTGTTCTCCGACTCGGCGGCGACGAGCTCGTCCGCGCGCGCCTCGAAGGCGTCCGCGATCTTCAGCAGGGCCTTCTGGCGCTCCGCGGGGGTGGTGTCGCGCCAGCCCGGGAAGGCGGCCGCGGCAGCGGCCATGGCGGCGTCCACATCGGCCTGGCCCGAGAGCGGGGCGGTGGCGTACACCTCGCCGGTGGCCGGGTTGACCACCTCGGTGGTCCGCCCGTCGGCGGCGTCCTTGAACTCCCCGCCGATGTAGTTGCGCAGACGACGCAGTTCGGTGGTCACTACAGCCACACTCCTGATCACATGTCCAACGATTGAGACGAATACCAAGCCTAGCCTCTCGGCGGAGGCTTTCGACAGGCCCAGACACCACCAACTACGAAATCGGTGAGATCAGAGTCTTCAAACAACGGATTTCATCGATTCCGTCTTGCGGAACAGACGACCCTCGTGCACAGTGAGGTCGTGGTCAGTCGAAGCGCAGATTCCAGGAACAGACAACCGTCCCCTTCGGTCGATGCTGTGTCCCTGGCGATCATCGAGCAACTGCAGGAGGACGGTCGCCGTCCCTACGCCTCGATCGGCAAGGCCGTGGGCCTCTCCGAAGCCGCTGTGCGCCAGCGGGTGCAGAAGCTGCTCGACCAGGGCGTCATGCAGATCGTCGCCGTCACCGACCCGCTCACCGTGGGCCTGCGACGCCAGGCCATGGTCGGCATCAACGTCGAGGGCGACCTCGATCCGGTGGCCGACGCTCTGACCGCCATGGCCGAGTGCGAGTACGTGGTCATGACCGCAGGTTCGTTCGACCTGATGGTGGAGATCGTCTGCGAGGACGACGACCACTTGCTCGAAACGATCAACAAGAAGATCCGCACGCTCCCCGGCGTGCGATCAACCGAAAGCTTCGTTTATCTGAAGCTGAAGAAGCAGACCTACATGTGGGGAACTCGATAGCCCGTGAGCCAGGACCTCTCCAAGACCGCATACGACCACCTGTGGATGCACTTCACCCGCATGTCGTCGTACGAGAACGCACCCGTCCCCACCATCGTGCGTGGTGAGGGCACCTACATCTTCGACGACAAGGGCAAGCGCTACCTCGACGGTCTCGCCGGACTGTTCGTGGTCAACGCAGGTCACGGCCGCAAGGAACTGGCCGAGGTCGCCTACAACCAGGCTCAGCAGCTCGCCTTCTTCCCCGTGTGGTCGTACGCCCACCCGAAGGCCGTGGAACTCGCCGAGCGCCTCGCGAACTACGCCCCGGGTGACCTGAACAAGGTCTTCTTCACCACCGGTGGCGGCGAGGCCGTCGAGACCGCCTGGAAGCTCGCCAAGCAGTTCTACAAGCTGCAGGGCAAGCACACGAAGTACAAGGTCATCTCGCGTGCGGTCGCCTACCACGGCACCCCGCAGGGCGCCCTGTCCATCACGGGTCTGCCGGCCCTGAAGGCTCCTTTCGAGCCGCTGGTGCCCGGCGCGCACAAGGTGCCGAACACCAACATCTACCGCGCCCCGATCTACGGCGACGACCCGGAGGCCTTCGGCCGCTGGTGCGCCGACCAGATCGAGCAGGAGATCCTCTTCGAGGGCGCCGACACCGTCGCGGCCGTCTTCCTGGAGCCGGTGCAGAACGCCGGTGGTTGCTTCCCGCCGCCGCCCGGGTACTTCCAGCGCGTCCGCGAGATCTGCGACGAGTACGACGTGCTGCTCGTCTCCGACGAGACGATCTGCGCGTTCGGCCGCCTCGGCACGATGTTCGCCTGTGACAAGTTCGGCTACGTGCCGGACATGATCACCTGCGCCAAGGGCATGACCTCGGGCTACTCCCCGATCGGTGCCTGCATCGTCTCGGACCGCATCGCG
Protein-coding sequences here:
- a CDS encoding aspartate aminotransferase family protein, which codes for MSQDLSKTAYDHLWMHFTRMSSYENAPVPTIVRGEGTYIFDDKGKRYLDGLAGLFVVNAGHGRKELAEVAYNQAQQLAFFPVWSYAHPKAVELAERLANYAPGDLNKVFFTTGGGEAVETAWKLAKQFYKLQGKHTKYKVISRAVAYHGTPQGALSITGLPALKAPFEPLVPGAHKVPNTNIYRAPIYGDDPEAFGRWCADQIEQEILFEGADTVAAVFLEPVQNAGGCFPPPPGYFQRVREICDEYDVLLVSDETICAFGRLGTMFACDKFGYVPDMITCAKGMTSGYSPIGACIVSDRIAEPFYKGENTFLHGYTFGGHPVSSAVAIANLDIFDKEGLNQHVLNNEDAFRTTLEKLHDLPIVGDVRGNGYFYGIELVKDKDTKESFTDEETERVLYGFLSKALFENGLYCRADDRGDPVIQLAPPLIADQGTFDEIEGILRSVLTEAWTKL